DNA sequence from the Sphingomonas bisphenolicum genome:
TCCATCCCCTAAGATGATTGCTTATTTATTCTTTTATAAAATCTGCGTATTTTTTGCGCAGTTATCGAACGGAGATTTTTATAAATCGCCGACTTATTAGTTTTTCTAATTTAACTTCCACAGGCAGAGATTCGACTATCTTCTGGGCTTGCCTGATGCTTTGGATATGCCTAGCCTGAATTACTGTCAAGTGACTTAAATTTGTAGGGGGAGCGCCTCAAAGGGTTCGGTTGAAGCGCCGGTACGATTAGCCACAAAGGGCGGAATTCCGCGCGGGTGAACGCTTGCGATAGGCGCGGAGGATCGTTTAAACCTCTGCCAAACCGACATCATCGTCGGTCATTGATATGGGAGGAGGCGGCATCCACGGTTCAGCGGAGCTGATGCGGGCGTGAGTCGTACGCCGCGATCAGCAATGGGCGGTGCGAACTGGTCGCCTCGTTCCATGGTTCGAAGCTTTAAGGGAAGCTGGTCTTGAATGGCGTATAAGACGAGTGAGATCACGAGGGAGCGGTTGATACGCTCAGGTGAATGGCTTTTGGCGCGGCGCGGTGTCGGGAGTGTGTCCGCACGCGAAGTCGCAAAACATGCGGAAATGAAAAACAACTTCTCCGTCTCCTATCACTTCGGCTCAATGGATGGGCTGATCCGCAATATCTTGCGCGATCGCGTCATCGGGCTGGAAGGCAGTCGACAAGAGCTGATCGACGCGGGCATCGCGAATGGAGAATTTTCTCTTAGATTTTGGCTGGAATGCCTTCTGCATCCGCAACTTCAGGCACGCGACAATGACGGCTATCACGCCTACGCCTCAATATTATGCCAGTATCTGCCTCACTATTATCCCAAAGGCTTTCCGTGGCAGGAGGACGGGAATGGCGATTTGACCCCTGCGTTCAATCGCATAGTCAAAGGGTTGCGCAGTTGTGTCCCGGATTTGCCCTCCGATATCTTCGACCGCCGCCTGACCAATGCCTCCTTGCTGTATCTGAACGTGCTGGTAGGTCTCTCGGGTGAACCATCGCTGGATGCGACAGGGAGTGAGCATTATCTCATTAAGGATGCGATCAGGCAAAGCATCGCAGTGCTGACGGCTGAGTGGATCGATTGACTGGCATTGAGCGGCTGAAGGGCCGGCTCCCATAAATGGAACCAGCCCTGCCAATACAAGGACATCATTCGATCGACCCCAAGCAGCTGAGGGCATGCCCTTGATCGGGCCGCCTTCGCTAGCGAACCGAAACCAGCCCGCCATCGACCGCAAGCATCTGGCCGGTAATGAAACGCGAAGCGTCGCTCGCGAGAAACACCAGTACAGGCGCCAGATCCTTGTCAGGGTCTCCGAACTTTCCCCCAAGCGGAATGGCAGTTTGGACCTCATGGTCATGTCGTGCGAGCGCTTCCTGCGACAAAGCGTCCCGGAATTTCTGATACATGGGCGTGACGACATAGGGGAGTATCGCGTTGACCCGGATCCCGTCCGGTCCCCACTGTCGGGCAACCGATCGTGTCCACGTGTGGACGGCGCCCTTGGTCGCGCCATAGACAGCATTGTCCGGCTCGCCCGTCAGACCTGACTCCGAACCGAAGTTTATGATCGCCCCATTACCGCTAGGCTTCATCGCGAGATAGGCGGCGCCATTCGTATTCATGGTGCCCAGAACATTTATGTCGAACAGGCGGCGGTATGCGGCTTCGTCGACCTGGATGACGTCAACGAACGATTGCACGCCTGCGACATTTACCATCACGTCCAGACCGCCCAACCGCGCAGTAGCTTCTTCAAAAGCCTTGTCTACCGCGCTGCGGTTCGTGACATCGAGCAGTTGAAAGGTCGCTTGACCTGGCCCGTGCTCACTCGCCTCAGCCGCCGTTCGATGTCCGAGTTCCTCCTGCAGGTCCATTGCGACGGTCGTTGCGCCGGCGGCGACGTAGGCCCGCACGATCGCTGCACCGATCCCCTGTGCGCCGCCAGTGACGATTATCTTCTTGCCAGCGAGGTCCATTCCAAAACTCCTGATTAAGTCCGCGATGGGCGGGAGAGGGTAGTCAAAGCTCTGTCCCGCGCCGACGAGAGACGGTCGGCGCGAGATAGGTTTTTCGTCTGCCTCGAAGCCCGTCAGTCCGACCCGCTGGTTCCGCGTCGCGCGTTGGGTTTACCAGCGGAACGGTTCTGCAAATCTGGACGAAGAGGTTCGAAAGCTGCATCAAGAGCGGTGGACGCCGTCTTCTTGATGGAGATGTCATGCGTCAGGCAGGAACAGACGCTCCCACTTTTGGCATGACCTCTTGCGCAAAGCGCTGGAGCGACTCATTTGCGGGGGCCATGTCGTCAATATTGTCATGCGAATTGATGCACAGCATGCCCCATGGCCCGACCTTGTCGACAAGAGCCTCGATCTTCTGTGTCACGGTTTCGCTCGAACCGCAGAGCCACACGTGCTCGGCAAGGAAATCCATGTCGACTTCATCTGCGCTGATATCGACCCCAGAATCCTTGATGATCCCGTCGAGCAGCTTGAACTTCTTGTAGATCGGCAGGAGATAATGCTCCCAGCTGTAGCCAAGGCCGCCTGAGATCGCTCGGCGCTTCGCTTCCGCATCAGTATCCGCGACGAACACCTCGCGACAGACGCGAAGCCGCTCCCGTTCCGGCGTAAAGCCCGCTTCTCGCATGGCGGTCGACCAGGTTTCCCAGTGCGAAATCATTTGATCGACACCACCAAAAAACGAGATCGGGCTGTAATTGCGCTCACCGGCGAACTTCATCGAGTTCGAATTGGCCGAGAGCGCGGTGACGGCGATTTCGAACGGCGACTCTTTCCATAATCCGTTCTTGGCGATGGTCACGTCATAGCCGGGCATATCGCCAGGACCAGGAAATCCTGCTCTGTAGAAATCACCTGCGAAGCGGAACGGCTCTTCCTGCCAGACCTTCTCCATGATCGTGAGCGCCTCAATCTGCCGTGCGGGCAATTGCGACAGATTCTCGAAGCCGTGCAGGATCGCGTCGGTATGGTGACCGCCTGGGCCGACGCCGAGATAGTAACGTCCTTCGAGCACCTGACTGAGCCAACCGATGCGGATCGCGAGCGTTGCAGGGTCGTGGTAAGGGAGAAGGTGCGCCATCGGCGCGAACCGAAGCTTTTCCGTTACCATCGCGGCAGATGCGATGATCGCCTCGGGCATGGGAATGTTTTCCAGGGCGAGAGTGTAATGCTCGCCCACCAGAAAGTCAGAAAATCCCGCCTTGTCGCATATCTGCGCCAGCTCGATGGACCAATCGAAGATCTGCTTCGGGGTCCGCTGAGGCTGGTTGTAGGGGGTGTGAAACAATCCGCACTTCATCACGCATCTCTCCTGTGCCGGGGGCCTGACGCGCATGGAAAGCAGACGTCAGGGCAGGGTTATGGGCAGCCTTTCACAGCAGCTCTCGTCGTTACCGGACATAAATGACCGCTTATTAAGCGATTCGTCAACGCCAATGTTGATGATTTATTTTTTCCGCGCGGCCGTGGGTGGCTGCAGCCCTTCCATGACGAGGCGCAGGGCGCGATCGAATTCGCGATCGCGGTCGTCCTGATCCCATTCCGTCGCGCCGGCCGCCAGCATCATGGTGAGGCGGTGAACTTCGGTGATAGCGAAGTCGGATCGAATAAGACCGGCACGCTGGGCGCGTGCGATCGGAACGGAGCAGACCCCCTCCATGCGAGCGCGCAGCACGGCGATTGCCTGGCGACCTTCGGCGCCATGCTGGATGGCTACTGCGTTGGCCAGCGCTGCGTAATCGGTGCGGCTCTCGCACATCTTCCTGACCATCAGGAGAAAGGTGTCGGGCCGGTCGTGATGTTCGTCCGCTATTGCCGCGACATCCTCGATGCGACGTTCCATAACCGCAAGAGCGAGCGCGTATCGATCGGCAAAATTCCGGTAGAGCGTAGTACGGCCGACGGAAGCCTCCGCAGCGATCGCATCAAGCGCCACGGCATATCCGTGCCTCGCGAATATCGTCGCCGCCGCTGCGATAATCCGCTCACGCCGATCTTTGGCATCTCTGCGCACACCCAATTCCATTCGTCTTATCCGGACAATATTGTCCGTAACCGTTCCAGTTGCTTCTAACCAGCCTAATCGAAAGGGGTTTGGCGGTCGAAAATCCCTTCTTGCGTTTGCTGGCACGATGTCTGGATCGGAAGAGAGCCGCGACGGCCTAGCGGTCGCCCGTCTCGAGGGACCGATGTATGTTGGTCATAAAAGCCTTGATCCGAAGAAGGCCGAAGAAATCGAGCATTAGTGGCAGAGCTATCTGGAGCATCCTGGCGGCATCTTCTTCACTGATCGCGCCATCCGACCCGCTGAAGAATATCGATGCCTCATGCCGGGCGACCAGTTCCGCGGCTTCGCGATAGAAGCTGATATTTTCCGGAGGGAAGCCCTGCTCCTCGACAAATCCCGCTTCCCGTATCTTTCCCCATATTTCCACAAGTCGCGCATCGGTCAGGCTGAGGCTGCAACCGCTCTCGGTCGGCAAAAGCGTCAGCATACCCATGGCCTCGAACGCACGGGCATCGCGTTCGGCGCGGGGATAGCGCTCGCAAAGGCTTTGCAAAGAGACCGATGTCGGATGCTCCAGTCCGAAAGAGCGTGACAGCAAAGCCTCCAGGTGACTGTAAGCCGATGCGGGACCTGGGCGTTCGAGCGCTTCCCCCGACAGGGCGGATCTGATCTCCTTGAGCGTCATGCGCGAAGTCTGTTGCAAATGCCTGATCGTGGCGATGCCGCTGACGTGACCCTCGTCATATTCCGCAGCATTGCGCGCTGGGCGCTGTGGCTCGGGCAGCAGGCCTTCACGGATCATGATCCGTATGACCTCGCGATCAACACCGGTCCGCTCTTCTAGTTCGCGCATCTTCATGTCGACTACCTAAGCGCGTGACCGCGTTCGGCGCAAATGTTTCGGATCAACGCCAGCGTTGAAACTTCTTGCGCGGCATTTTTCGTGCGTGTAAAGAACACGCATGGCCCGGGAACGGCTGGGCATGTTGAGATAAGGAGAGCGATCTTGGCTACGATGCCTGAACATGTCCCTGAAACGATGTCGCGCGCCCGCGCTCCCCGCCCGGAGCATATTCCCGAGCAATATGTGCATGAAATCGACATGTATGCGCTCGAAGGCATCGAGCAGGGCTATCATGAGGCGTGGAAGAATATCCCCAAGCCCGACATGCCAGATCTCATCTGGACCCCCTTTACCGGCGGTCACTGGATCGCGACCAATGGGGATACCGTCCGCGAGGTCTACAGTGATCCTACCCGCTTCTCGAGCGAGGTCATTTTCCTGCCGAAGGAAGCTGGCGAAAAATATGAGATGGTCCCGACCCGCATGGACCCGCCCGAGCATACGCCTTACCGCAAGGCGCTCGACAAGGGCTTGAGCCTCGCCCAGATTCGCAAGGTTGAATCGAAAGTGCGCGAGGTCGCGGTCGATCTCATCGACAGTTTCGTCAGCCGGGGCGAATGCGACTTCTCGGCCGAATATGCCAATGTCTTCCCTGTAAGGGTCTTCATGGCGCTTGCAGACCTCCCCGAAAGCGACGTGCCTACGCTCAGCCGCTTCGCCAAGATGATGACGCGCCCGGAGGGCAACACGCCCGAGGAAATGGCCAAGCATCTTGAGGAAGGCAATAAGGGCTTCTTCGCCTATGTCGAGCCGATCATCCAGGCCCGTCGAGGCAAGGAGGGCGAAGATCTGATCACCGTCATGGTGAATGCCGAGATCAACGGCGAGCGGATCACGCACGACAAGGCGCTCGGTCTCATTTCCCTGCTTCTGCTGGGTGGTCTCGATACGGTCGTGAACTTCCTCAGCTTCATGATGATTCACCTTGCGAAGAACCCGCAGGTCGTCGAGGAATTGCGCGCTGATCCGCTGAAGCTGATGCGCAGCGCGGAAGAGATGTTTCGGCGTTTTCCGGTGGTTTCCGAGGCACGCATGGTCGCGAAGGACCAGGATTTCCGTGGTATCGAACTCAAGCGGGGCGACATGATCTTGCTGCCGACCGCATTGCATGGCCTGGACGACCAGTTGAACGACGATCCCTGGCGCATCAATCTCGAACGTCGCGGCATCTCGCACAGCACCTTCGGCGGTGGTCCTCATCGCTGCGCCGGCCTCCACCTTGCGCGCATGGAAGTGATCGTCACCATCGAGGAATGGCTCAAGCGCATTCCCACCTTCGCCATGAAGCCAGGAGCGCAGCCTATCTATCATTCCGGCATTGTTGCAGCTGTCGACAATGTCCCTCTTATCTGGTCGGAGCGCTGAACTTATGCCGAGTATCAATGTCATGACGCGAACGGGCGAGTCGCGCATAATCGAAGTGGTTGAAGGCATCAGCGTAATGGAAGCGGTGAGGGACGCCGGGATCGACGAGCTGCTGGCGCTATGTGGCGGATGCTGTTCCTGCGCGACCTGCCATGTCTATGTGGCTGAGGAGTTTGAAGACCGGCTGCCCGCGCTCTCCGATGATGAAAACGACCTGTTGGACAGTTCCGATCACCGGAACGAGCGCTCGCGTCTGGCCTGTCAGCTCGTGGTCAATGCGGGCATGAACGGGATGGCGTTGACGATCGCGCCTGAAGACTGACCTTACCCGATAGGACGACTAAACTGCGGAGCGCGCCCTACCGGTCGCGCTCCGTACGTCGTTCGAGCAGTGTATGTTGGCTTATCGCGTCAGGTCACCGGGCGCTGCATGCGCTTCAGGGGAATGCCGGCGAGCCGGCATTCCCGATGGCGATACAAGTCAAGCCTGCGACTGCACCAGGCGCATGGCCGGCTCAACAAGCGGTCGCTTGGCCACCACCTTCAGACCAAAGCCTTCCAGCGCAGTCATTTTCGTCGGGCTTGAGGTGAGAAGGATCATTTCTCCTACCCCCAGATCAAGCAACATCTGCGCTCCGATACCGTAGTCGCGATAGCCGTGCGTGTCGGAATAGGCTTTGCGGTTGCCCTTGATCCGCTCCGAAATCGATGACGGATTGGGATCGGATACGAACACCGCCACGGCTGGCCCGTCATACTCCGAAAGTGCAGCCAGTGCTGTCGGGACATAGTTGCGATGTGCTTCCCGCCAGCCCAGAATATCCGCCGTCAGATCCAGCTGATGCACGCGCACCAGCGTCGGTTTATCCTTCGTAGGCGAGCCCCGGACGAGCGCGACATGCTCGGCGCCGTCTATCTTGTTGCGATAGACGATCACCTGGAAGTCACCATGCCAACTCTCGAACGGCGCCTCAGCCACGCGCTCTACCAACGTCTCAAGACGTCGACGGTAGGCGATAAGGTCGGATATCGTCCCGACCTTCATCTTGTGTTCGCGAGCGAAGCGCAGAAGATCAGGCAAGCGACTCATCGTGCCGTCGTCATTCATGACCTCGCAAATGACGCCAGCAGGCGTGAGGCCAGCCAGACGCGAGATATCGACGGCTGCCTCGGTATGGCCAGCGCGAACCAGCACGCCGCCGTCGCGGGCGGTAAGCGGGAACACATGTCCGGGCGAGACGATATCATGCGCCTGCTTGGAGGGGGCCACCGCTACGGCAATGGTATGAGCCCGGTCATGCGCCGAGATCCCGGTTGAAACCCCTTCGCGGGCTTCGATCGAGACGGTGAACGCCGTACCATGACCGCTTTCGTTGCGGGTTGCCATCGGCCGCAGATCGAGTTGCTTGGCGCGTTCGTTTGTGATCGCCAGGCAGATCAGGCCACGGGCATGGGTCGCCATGAAGGTGATGATCCGCGGTGTCGCGAACTGCGCGGGAATGATGATGTCGCCTTCGTTTTCGCGATCCGGCGCATCCACGAGAATATAGGGAAGCCCGTTGCGCGCATCCTCGATGATCTCTTCGATCGGCGCAATTTCACCATAGTCAGTCATTGGAAAAAGCCTTTGAAATATGCGGTAACATGCGGTGGAAGTGAGGCGACGGCGACGCCGTCGGTAAAGTCCCGGACGTAGCCGACGATGCTGGTCGCGGTGTCGAAATGGTCCTGGGAATAGCTGTGGCAGGCGTCGCGCATCGCTGGCGCAGCGTTGAGTGGCACGGCCGGCGAAAGATCAACCAGATGCCGCCGGCCTCGGGCGACGAAAACACCTCGCTGCAGCATGATCGCCAGATCGAGGTCGTCCCCGCTGAACTGCTCGCGTGCCCACGACGCAAAGCCTTTCATCATCGGTTTGCCAGCAAGTTTCGGTGGCTCGACTATATGGTGATCCTGAACGTACCAGTTGTGGACGATCGCCCCGTCTCGCTCGACCTTGATCCATACCGGCGCACCAGCTTCGTCGGGTATCTCGATGAGAACCTCGCGCTTGAGCGGCGTCTGGCTGGTGGCGTTCCTGAACGCCCAATATGCCAAATCCATCAGATGCGTGCAGTTGAGAACAGGTGGCAAACGCTCGCGGAACGCCAGCATGTCACCATCGACAGGCAGGCCTTTCAACTTGCCGAGCGGACGGTCGGCCGAACCACAGCTGGTCGCCGGTCCACGCGCCACTCGCGCCTCGATATCAGTTACATGCCCATTGGCATGATGCATGACCAGCCACATCGAATGATGGGTATCGTCGAGCGTAACGAGGATTTTTCCGGACACGCGGAATGTTCGAACCAGCCGCCGAAAGCAGCCGGTCCCATATTCCGGGTTCACAGGGAAATGGCTTAGACTCACTTATTCCTCTCCAGATTTCATCTTATATGAAAGCCGGATTTCGTCAACGCCGACGTTGACGTTGATGAGGCCGCTTGCCTCCCACGTGTGTTGAGTGCAAGTTCGGGGACATGAATGATAAAAGCAGCAACATTTCTAAACGCCGGCGGACGGCTCGTGCAAAAGACAGCGCCGATTATGTCGCCAAGCGGGCGGAGGTGCTGGGCGCGGCCGCCACTTTGTTCAAGCAGCAGGGCTTCCATTCCACGCGGCTCGTGGATGTCGCCCGAGAAGCTGGTCTCGATCGGGCCACCATCTATTATTACGCCGGCAGTAAGGAGGAATTGCTGCAGGATATCGTTGGGGGTGTCCTAGACACGGCCATCGCTGCCGCGGAGGAATTGCGTGCGAATGACGCACTCACCGGCATGCAGCGGCTGCATCAGATCTTCGTGATCCTGATGACGAGCTATGAAGAAAATTATCCGGCGACTTTCGTCTATATCCAGGAGCAGATGCATCAGGTCGGCGTGCAGGAAACCGAATGGGCGCAGTTGATCATGAAGCGTACGCGTTTGTTCGACCGGATGCTGATCGATTTCATTAAGGAGGGTATCGAGGATGGCGATCTGCGATCGGACATACCGCCCCGTCTCCATGAGAATGCTCTGTTCGGAATGCTGAACTGGACGCATCGCTGGTTCGTACCGGGCGGCAGCCTGACAGGACGACAGGTCGCCGAAACATTCTGGTCGATCTATACGGGCGGAGCGCTCACGGACGCAGGCCGTGCGAAGATGCTTCCATCGCCGCCGGTCCTCAGCGCCGTCAGCGGCTGAGGTCGCCCAGCACGCCAACCTCGGATTGCTGTCCGAATATCTCCAGCATATGCTGTGTGTCGGAATATTCCCGCACGCTGCGGATCCGGTCCCCGTCGAGATCGAACCTGAAATGATAGGCATTGGCATAGACGCGACCGTCGCACAGCCTTGCATATGAGGTCGCTTCCACTGACACTTGTCGATCTTCGCTGATCATGCTCGACGGCGTGATCGTCAACGCCCCATCGAGATAGAGCGGTTTTACGTTCCGCAGCAAACTGCCCAGCGTGGCCTTGTCGATCGTCCCGGACATGCCGTCCAGATTCCCCAAGATCCACCATGTCGCGTCTTCGGTCAGATATTCGAGGATCGCCTCTACATCGCCCTACGAAAAACTATCCAGAAACGCGGCAACGATAGCCTTGGGCTCGCTCATGAAGCCGGCTCTTTAAGCCGATCCCGCAGCGCTCGCTTGTCGATCTTCGTGGCGGACATCGGCCAGTCGGACGCAGCAAGAAATATGATCGCGCGCGGGACCTTGTAGCTTGCGATCCGGCCCCGGCAGTGCGCGATGAGGCCCTCTTCGTCGATGTCATGTCCCGGATGAATTTCGACGAACGCAACCGGAACTTCATCGAGGCGGATGTCGAAACGGCCGACTACCTCAACAGTCTTGACTGCCGGATGCGTAGCGAGAAAGGCCTCGATCTCGACAGCGGCGACATTTTCGCCACCGACCTTCAGCATGTCCTTGTAGCGACCGCCAAAGACCAGGCTTCCACCGGGAAGGCGCGTATACAAATCGCCGGTCTTGAGCCAACCGTCAGGCGTGAGGGCTTCCGCCGTTTTCTCCGGCGCTGCCCAATACCCCTCCATCACATTATAGCCACGCACCCAGATTTCGCCGAGCGTGCCGTCGGGAAGGTCGATGCCGGTTTCCGGATCCACAATGCGAATCTCGATGCCAGGGCTCGCCTTTCCATTCGTGGTTGATCGCGACACCCGATCTTCGTCCGGATCGCTCAATGCGAAAACGCCGGCTGTTTCGGTCATGCCGCAGCCCTGTATCACTTCGCAGCTTGGAAGCAGGGTCTGGACCAAATCGACCTGCGCAGGCGGCGCGATGATGCACAGATGCCGCATGCTGGTGAGTTTTGCCGGATCGAAACTCTGATGCCCAATAAGTCCCTGCATGATCGCCGGGAACCACGGCCATGTCAGGGTGACCTTTTCGTCATACATGAGCTGAAGCGCCCGGCCGGCATCGAAATAGCCGTCGGTCAGGAACGTGCCTGCGACTCCGAGGCATCCCACGAACGGGGCGAATGTGCCGATGTGGAAGAGTGGGCCAGCACCCCAAACGACATCATGGCCCGGCGATTTCAGTCTGTATCTTGCCCGTTCCACCGGTCCGCGCGTGACCGCCTCATGGCTCAGGACGCAGCCCTTCGGGTTGGCCGTCGTGCCAGAGGTGTAGATGATGAGCGCAGCATCGCGCACCCGGACTTGCCGCCGCCTGGTTTCGATAGCCGACGGCTCGATATGGTCGGCCAGCGCATGGAAAGTTGCGACGTCCATCACGCCCGCGCCGCCGCTGCCGCGTACGAGCACGATATGCTCAAGATGAGGTGCCGGTTCTCCTTCCAGCCCGCTTGCCAGAACCGCCGGGAAATCCACCGGATCGTCGGGATGTCGGCTCGTCAGGATCGCCACCAGATCGGCATTGCGGATGATATATCCCAATTCCGTCGCCTTGTGGCGCGCGTTCAGCGGTACGGCAACGCAGCCGAGCAGCGCAACGCCAAGAATGGCTTCGGCGAATTCCACGCAATTGGGGATCAGCAGGCCGACATGTTCGCCACGGCGGACGCCCAGAGCCGTCAGCGATCGTGCGACTCGAACAGCCCCATCGCGCATAGCCGAATAGGTGGCGCGCTGGCCGGGCAGCACCAGAGCATCACGCTCCGGAGCGATTGCCGCTGCCCGGAAAAGCAGGTCCCCCAAGGTTGAAACTTCGGTCGTGATCGGACGATCCATCATGTTCCTCTCCGCTCCAGGCCGTGCAGCTTCGCACAGCATCATCGAGCCGAATGCACTTATGCGAAAAAAAATTAGGGGTCGTCAACACGAGAGTTGACAAGTCTTCCGAAAGGGGATTGGATTAGGGGGTCGACACAGGATCAACCCTAATAGCGGGGGAGCATGAAAGCTCCTTTGGGGATGGAGAGGTATGAAGTTTCATCTTATGCAGACCGGTGTTGTCGGTCGCCGTCATGAAATCGAGCAGGGCATGGCCGGTCAGCGGCCGGAACTGTATCAGCGCTTCCTCGATGAGGTTAAGGGCTATGTACAACTCGCCGACGAGCTTGGTTTCTACGGCTATTGCCAACCCGAACATCACCTTCAGATCGAGGGTTTCGAGGCCAACAATCACCCTGGCATGTTCAGCCTGTTCGTCGGGCAGCACAGCAAGAGGATGAAGGCCGGCATCATGGGCTACACCATGACCACCCACAATCCGGTTCGCGTCGCGGAGGAAATCGCGACGCTCGATCATATGCTGCAAGGCCGCCTCTACTGTGGCTTCACGCGCGGCTATCATGCACGCTGGGTGGACGCCTACGGTATCAAGGAAGGTGTCAGTGCCACGACCCCCGACAATGTGAAGGCGCGCGACGAGCAGGATGCGCGCAACCGCTCGCTGTTCGAAGAAGGCGTGCGCGTCGTTAAGAAGGCCTGGACCAACGATGTGTTCAGCCACAAGGGCGACAACTGGCAGTTTCCGCCAGAGGGCGGCTCCACCGGCCATCCCGCTTATGCCAAATATGGCAAGGGCCAGGACGAGAATGGTCGCGTCCAGCAGATCGGCATCGCGCCGCTGCCCTATCAGCGCCCCCATCCGCCGATCTATGGCGGCTTCGCGG
Encoded proteins:
- a CDS encoding SDR family NAD(P)-dependent oxidoreductase, with amino-acid sequence MDLAGKKIIVTGGAQGIGAAIVRAYVAAGATTVAMDLQEELGHRTAAEASEHGPGQATFQLLDVTNRSAVDKAFEEATARLGGLDVMVNVAGVQSFVDVIQVDEAAYRRLFDINVLGTMNTNGAAYLAMKPSGNGAIINFGSESGLTGEPDNAVYGATKGAVHTWTRSVARQWGPDGIRVNAILPYVVTPMYQKFRDALSQEALARHDHEVQTAIPLGGKFGDPDKDLAPVLVFLASDASRFITGQMLAVDGGLVSVR
- a CDS encoding cytochrome P450 gives rise to the protein MPEHVPETMSRARAPRPEHIPEQYVHEIDMYALEGIEQGYHEAWKNIPKPDMPDLIWTPFTGGHWIATNGDTVREVYSDPTRFSSEVIFLPKEAGEKYEMVPTRMDPPEHTPYRKALDKGLSLAQIRKVESKVREVAVDLIDSFVSRGECDFSAEYANVFPVRVFMALADLPESDVPTLSRFAKMMTRPEGNTPEEMAKHLEEGNKGFFAYVEPIIQARRGKEGEDLITVMVNAEINGERITHDKALGLISLLLLGGLDTVVNFLSFMMIHLAKNPQVVEELRADPLKLMRSAEEMFRRFPVVSEARMVAKDQDFRGIELKRGDMILLPTALHGLDDQLNDDPWRINLERRGISHSTFGGGPHRCAGLHLARMEVIVTIEEWLKRIPTFAMKPGAQPIYHSGIVAAVDNVPLIWSER
- the ribB gene encoding 3,4-dihydroxy-2-butanone-4-phosphate synthase yields the protein MTDYGEIAPIEEIIEDARNGLPYILVDAPDRENEGDIIIPAQFATPRIITFMATHARGLICLAITNERAKQLDLRPMATRNESGHGTAFTVSIEAREGVSTGISAHDRAHTIAVAVAPSKQAHDIVSPGHVFPLTARDGGVLVRAGHTEAAVDISRLAGLTPAGVICEVMNDDGTMSRLPDLLRFAREHKMKVGTISDLIAYRRRLETLVERVAEAPFESWHGDFQVIVYRNKIDGAEHVALVRGSPTKDKPTLVRVHQLDLTADILGWREAHRNYVPTALAALSEYDGPAVAVFVSDPNPSSISERIKGNRKAYSDTHGYRDYGIGAQMLLDLGVGEMILLTSSPTKMTALEGFGLKVVAKRPLVEPAMRLVQSQA
- a CDS encoding TetR/AcrR family transcriptional regulator yields the protein MELGVRRDAKDRRERIIAAAATIFARHGYAVALDAIAAEASVGRTTLYRNFADRYALALAVMERRIEDVAAIADEHHDRPDTFLLMVRKMCESRTDYAALANAVAIQHGAEGRQAIAVLRARMEGVCSVPIARAQRAGLIRSDFAITEVHRLTMMLAAGATEWDQDDRDREFDRALRLVMEGLQPPTAARKK
- a CDS encoding 2Fe-2S iron-sulfur cluster-binding protein, giving the protein MPSINVMTRTGESRIIEVVEGISVMEAVRDAGIDELLALCGGCCSCATCHVYVAEEFEDRLPALSDDENDLLDSSDHRNERSRLACQLVVNAGMNGMALTIAPED
- a CDS encoding MerR family transcriptional regulator codes for the protein MKMRELEERTGVDREVIRIMIREGLLPEPQRPARNAAEYDEGHVSGIATIRHLQQTSRMTLKEIRSALSGEALERPGPASAYSHLEALLSRSFGLEHPTSVSLQSLCERYPRAERDARAFEAMGMLTLLPTESGCSLSLTDARLVEIWGKIREAGFVEEQGFPPENISFYREAAELVARHEASIFFSGSDGAISEEDAARMLQIALPLMLDFFGLLRIKAFMTNIHRSLETGDR
- a CDS encoding LLM class flavin-dependent oxidoreductase is translated as MKCGLFHTPYNQPQRTPKQIFDWSIELAQICDKAGFSDFLVGEHYTLALENIPMPEAIIASAAMVTEKLRFAPMAHLLPYHDPATLAIRIGWLSQVLEGRYYLGVGPGGHHTDAILHGFENLSQLPARQIEALTIMEKVWQEEPFRFAGDFYRAGFPGPGDMPGYDVTIAKNGLWKESPFEIAVTALSANSNSMKFAGERNYSPISFFGGVDQMISHWETWSTAMREAGFTPERERLRVCREVFVADTDAEAKRRAISGGLGYSWEHYLLPIYKKFKLLDGIIKDSGVDISADEVDMDFLAEHVWLCGSSETVTQKIEALVDKVGPWGMLCINSHDNIDDMAPANESLQRFAQEVMPKVGASVPA
- a CDS encoding DUF2889 domain-containing protein translates to MSLSHFPVNPEYGTGCFRRLVRTFRVSGKILVTLDDTHHSMWLVMHHANGHVTDIEARVARGPATSCGSADRPLGKLKGLPVDGDMLAFRERLPPVLNCTHLMDLAYWAFRNATSQTPLKREVLIEIPDEAGAPVWIKVERDGAIVHNWYVQDHHIVEPPKLAGKPMMKGFASWAREQFSGDDLDLAIMLQRGVFVARGRRHLVDLSPAVPLNAAPAMRDACHSYSQDHFDTATSIVGYVRDFTDGVAVASLPPHVTAYFKGFFQ
- a CDS encoding nuclear transport factor 2 family protein, with the protein product MSGTIDKATLGSLLRNVKPLYLDGALTITPSSMISEDRQVSVEATSYARLCDGRVYANAYHFRFDLDGDRIRSVREYSDTQHMLEIFGQQSEVGVLGDLSR
- a CDS encoding TetR/AcrR family transcriptional regulator; this translates as MNDKSSNISKRRRTARAKDSADYVAKRAEVLGAAATLFKQQGFHSTRLVDVAREAGLDRATIYYYAGSKEELLQDIVGGVLDTAIAAAEELRANDALTGMQRLHQIFVILMTSYEENYPATFVYIQEQMHQVGVQETEWAQLIMKRTRLFDRMLIDFIKEGIEDGDLRSDIPPRLHENALFGMLNWTHRWFVPGGSLTGRQVAETFWSIYTGGALTDAGRAKMLPSPPVLSAVSG